In a single window of the Methanolobus psychrophilus R15 genome:
- a CDS encoding CheW protein produces the protein MAESVIVDSSSSKELLQLVICQLSNEEFGIEISRVKEIIRIPSITKIPQVPSYVEGIINLRGSIIPIINLAAKFNLAHEEMSDDSRIMVVEIGNMVAGMVVDSVTEVLRISSENIEPAPEVIASKITERYIQGVGKIDDRLLILLDIDKIFTQEQKAQIGRLENAGPIPA, from the coding sequence ATGGCAGAATCGGTTATAGTGGACAGCAGCTCTTCTAAAGAGCTGCTTCAATTGGTCATATGCCAGCTTTCCAATGAAGAGTTCGGCATTGAGATATCCCGGGTCAAAGAGATAATTCGTATACCTAGCATCACTAAGATCCCTCAGGTGCCCAGTTATGTTGAGGGCATCATAAACCTCCGTGGCAGCATAATTCCCATCATCAACCTTGCAGCAAAGTTCAATCTTGCTCATGAAGAAATGAGTGATGATTCCCGTATAATGGTTGTAGAGATCGGAAATATGGTTGCTGGAATGGTCGTCGACTCAGTTACCGAGGTATTAAGGATATCTAGTGAAAATATCGAACCTGCACCTGAAGTTATAGCATCTAAGATCACGGAGAGATACATCCAGGGCGTAGGTAAGATCGATGATAGGCTGCTCATATTGCTTGATATCGATAAGATATTCACTCAAGAACAAAAAGCGCAAATTGGCCGATTGGAAAACGCAGGCCCCATTCCTGCGTAA
- a CDS encoding putative Histidine kinase: MKKISDFSRQPNEKLSGKKDSTSTEDIYAENKLDLRSLSIILQTIPAPIFYKDIIGRYLGCNLEFEKFIGKPSEDIIGKTIYEIVPSDVAKIYEARDKELYKHPGTQIYECKVQGPDGSERNVVFHKASFKDSSGETAGLIGVIIDTTDFKQAIDALKESERDVKAILNASTESVLLIDTSGIVLAANEAVAHRLGTDVETLKGKNVYDFISPDVAQRRKKEADKVIEKGEPVHFEDVRGGRDMLNSIYPVFNSKKEVERLAIFGIDITAVTRAEDALRKSEELYRTTIETALDGYVHIGIDGTILGVNEAYCKLSGYTRDELLSMQISNLDALESPEQTAARIQKIIRSGSGLFEIKHRTKDGSILDVEVSATYSESAGPGFFCFFRDITQYKRAEKRELHLKNVLLAIRNVNQLIVRENDPHRLIEKACANLTETLGYFDAWIALLDKKGSVAATAASYHDGGFTEMLTQLESGKFPECMISALEREEIIIINNPSRNCQDCPLSGNYPKRSGLAYRLQFEGNIYGVMAVSIPYYFAHDKEEQELFTEIADDLGFAIHKINTARALIESEQNYRTLADSGQALIWTSGTDKLCNYFNLPWLQFTGRKLEQELGNGWLEGVHPDDRDYCGRIYTDAFDKHEQFTMEYRLLRHDGEYRWILDDGSPRYDSTGKFIGYIGHCLDITERKLAEDEREVTIKLLSLLNASNDMQGLISSVTQLLQDWSGCEAVGVRLKEGEDYPYYYTEGFPAVFVEAENYLCSRDLDNQILRDEDGNPVLECMCGNIICGHFSPQLPFFTGHGSFWTNSTSELLASTSESDRQARTRNRCNGEGYESVALIPLRAHGVTFGLMQLNDARKGLFTEENIALFERLGDSIAIALAQRQAQKELKKSEERTQSILRAAPAGIGVVVDRMFTEVNLQVCEMTGYSRNELTGSLSRMLYTTQEDFDYVGTEKYRQIAGNGTGIVETRWMRKDGTIIDVLLSSTPIDTSDLSKGVTFTALDITERKEAEKKLAEEAICHRILIEQSSDGIVVLDDNGKVYEANQRYADMLGYSPEEILQLHVWDWDTQWTREELLDIIRKTEESGDHFETRQRRKDGTLLDVEISTNGAICNGEKLVFCVCRDISERKRMEEELRKSEEKYRELVQNANSIILKWDRSGEVLFLNEFGQQFFGYSEKEIIGKTVMGTIVPEQATSGRNLSLLMDEVFEHPQEHARNINENICKDGRRVWISWSNNPIYDSEGLVIEMFSVGTDITAQKLAEEALRQTTDRLMLATRAGGVGIWDYDIVNNYLFWDEQMFRLYGIKPDQFGGAYEAWRGGVHPEDVSRADTETQMALRGENDFNTEFRVIWPNGNVRYIRALSIVQRNDSGQPLRMIGTNWDVTDQKMAEDDLKQREKLLNKIFEILPIGLWFADNKGRLLKGNPAGVKIWGAEPHVAIEEYGVFKARRLPSGKEIAPDDWALAHTINEVATVENELLEIDAFDGTKKTILNYTAPVVDDEGNLMGAIIVNNDITDLKNTEKALRENEERLSLSMEASEYGFWDVDLDTGKMYLSPQIYAMNGYEDGELSESIESVVNLAHPDDIETVMSTVSESIVDVKPFNVDFRAKHKSGEWIWISAKGKPVEIDENGKPHRLIGTQVNITDRVMAEESLLYTKIAAEEANRMKDELLNNISHEFRTPLSAVLGFSDLLLSDDGESLSASHREYVGHIHQSGKNLLSMVERILDYSNAKYGSMSSLELQSINVSELVLETVHILSKKALKKNIKINTIPAPDLKTIVADRQKLQKILYNLLENAIKFTDPNGFVKIEVKSRNDSVQFLVQDTGIGIEREKIETLFEPFVQIDGSISRRYGGTGLGLALVKKLIEMHNGRIWIESEVGRGSAFIFELPLNRE; the protein is encoded by the coding sequence GGGAGATATCTGGGCTGTAACCTGGAGTTTGAGAAATTCATCGGAAAGCCCAGTGAGGACATTATTGGTAAAACGATTTATGAAATAGTACCAAGTGACGTTGCTAAAATATATGAAGCTCGGGACAAAGAATTATATAAGCACCCAGGAACTCAGATATATGAGTGTAAAGTCCAAGGTCCGGATGGCTCAGAGAGGAATGTCGTTTTCCATAAAGCTTCTTTTAAGGATTCATCCGGGGAAACAGCAGGCCTTATTGGAGTCATAATAGACACAACTGACTTCAAGCAGGCAATTGATGCTTTGAAAGAAAGTGAAAGAGATGTAAAGGCCATCCTGAATGCATCAACAGAGTCAGTCCTGCTTATTGACACTTCTGGAATTGTCCTTGCTGCCAACGAAGCCGTAGCTCACCGCTTAGGAACGGATGTCGAAACACTGAAAGGAAAGAATGTTTATGATTTTATTTCTCCTGATGTTGCGCAAAGAAGAAAAAAAGAAGCTGATAAGGTCATAGAAAAAGGCGAGCCGGTTCACTTTGAAGATGTACGCGGCGGACGGGATATGTTAAACTCAATATATCCGGTATTCAATTCCAAAAAAGAAGTGGAGAGACTGGCCATCTTTGGTATTGATATCACCGCTGTCACGAGAGCCGAGGACGCCCTGAGAAAGAGTGAAGAACTCTATAGAACAACAATAGAGACCGCTCTTGATGGGTACGTACATATTGGCATAGATGGCACGATCCTGGGAGTGAATGAAGCATACTGCAAGCTCAGCGGCTATACGCGTGACGAACTGCTTAGTATGCAGATATCCAACCTTGATGCACTTGAGAGCCCTGAACAGACAGCAGCCCGAATCCAGAAAATCATCAGAAGCGGAAGTGGCCTTTTTGAAATAAAGCATCGCACAAAAGACGGTAGTATCCTGGATGTAGAGGTCAGTGCGACTTACTCGGAAAGCGCAGGTCCGGGCTTCTTCTGTTTTTTCAGAGACATCACACAGTACAAGCGGGCTGAAAAGCGTGAACTACACCTCAAGAACGTACTTCTGGCAATAAGGAATGTGAACCAGTTAATAGTTCGTGAGAATGACCCGCACCGCCTCATCGAGAAGGCATGTGCGAATCTTACAGAAACGCTTGGTTATTTTGATGCATGGATAGCATTGCTGGATAAGAAAGGTTCCGTTGCTGCCACTGCTGCCTCATACCATGACGGCGGATTTACTGAAATGCTCACGCAACTGGAAAGCGGGAAGTTCCCAGAATGCATGATCTCGGCCCTGGAGCGAGAAGAGATTATTATTATCAACAACCCAAGCCGTAATTGCCAGGATTGTCCTCTGTCAGGTAACTATCCGAAGAGATCCGGGCTGGCATACAGGCTGCAATTTGAAGGTAATATCTATGGAGTAATGGCAGTTTCGATCCCTTATTACTTTGCTCATGATAAAGAAGAACAGGAGCTATTTACTGAGATTGCTGATGACCTTGGTTTTGCCATTCACAAGATCAATACGGCAAGGGCACTGATAGAGAGCGAACAGAATTACCGTACATTAGCTGATAGCGGTCAGGCCTTGATATGGACTTCTGGAACGGACAAACTCTGCAACTACTTCAACCTGCCATGGCTACAATTCACCGGACGCAAACTGGAACAGGAGTTAGGCAACGGATGGCTTGAGGGTGTTCACCCTGATGATAGGGATTACTGTGGGAGGATCTATACCGATGCCTTTGACAAACACGAGCAGTTCACGATGGAATATCGCTTACTTCGGCATGACGGCGAATACAGATGGATTCTTGATGACGGTTCCCCTCGTTACGACAGCACGGGGAAATTCATTGGATATATAGGTCACTGCCTGGATATCACCGAACGTAAATTGGCAGAGGATGAACGTGAGGTCACCATCAAGCTGTTAAGCCTTCTAAACGCCTCCAATGATATGCAGGGACTCATCTCTTCGGTAACACAACTACTCCAGGACTGGTCAGGATGCGAAGCTGTGGGTGTCAGGCTAAAGGAGGGAGAAGACTATCCATATTACTATACAGAAGGGTTCCCTGCTGTTTTTGTAGAGGCGGAGAATTACTTATGCTCCCGCGACCTCGACAACCAGATCCTCCGGGATGAAGATGGTAACCCGGTTCTGGAATGCATGTGCGGTAACATTATTTGTGGACACTTCAGCCCTCAGCTGCCATTCTTTACCGGGCACGGCAGTTTCTGGACTAACTCCACCTCGGAACTTCTGGCCAGCACAAGTGAATCTGACAGGCAGGCACGTACACGCAACCGTTGCAACGGCGAAGGCTATGAGTCAGTAGCCCTTATACCGCTCCGTGCTCATGGAGTCACTTTCGGACTGATGCAGTTGAACGATGCCCGGAAAGGCCTATTCACAGAGGAAAATATTGCTTTGTTTGAGCGTCTTGGCGACAGCATTGCCATTGCACTTGCACAGCGGCAGGCACAGAAAGAGCTTAAAAAGAGCGAAGAAAGGACACAAAGCATCTTAAGAGCCGCACCTGCTGGAATTGGTGTCGTGGTCGACCGTATGTTCACAGAGGTGAACCTGCAAGTGTGTGAGATGACTGGATACAGCCGCAATGAACTTACTGGCTCCCTTTCACGCATGCTATATACCACACAGGAAGACTTTGATTATGTTGGCACGGAAAAGTATCGGCAGATAGCTGGAAATGGTACGGGAATTGTAGAGACAAGATGGATGAGAAAAGATGGCACTATAATTGACGTTCTCTTATCCTCAACACCTATCGATACTTCCGATCTGTCAAAAGGTGTGACGTTTACTGCGCTAGACATCACTGAGAGAAAAGAAGCAGAAAAGAAACTAGCAGAAGAAGCTATATGCCACCGTATCCTAATCGAACAGTCCAGTGATGGGATCGTTGTCCTGGATGATAACGGTAAGGTTTACGAGGCTAACCAGCGCTATGCTGATATGCTCGGCTATTCCCCGGAAGAAATTCTCCAGTTGCATGTTTGGGACTGGGATACTCAATGGACACGCGAAGAACTGCTGGATATTATCAGAAAAACTGAAGAATCGGGCGATCATTTTGAGACACGCCAACGACGCAAGGACGGTACTTTGCTCGATGTTGAGATCAGCACTAACGGGGCGATATGCAACGGAGAAAAACTGGTCTTTTGTGTATGCAGGGATATTTCTGAGCGAAAGCGCATGGAAGAAGAGCTTCGCAAGAGCGAAGAGAAGTACCGTGAACTGGTACAGAACGCTAACAGCATCATCCTGAAATGGGACCGCAGCGGAGAAGTTCTGTTTCTCAACGAGTTCGGGCAGCAGTTTTTCGGATACAGCGAAAAGGAGATCATAGGCAAGACTGTCATGGGTACGATCGTGCCGGAACAGGCGACGAGCGGACGCAACCTTTCGTTACTAATGGACGAGGTCTTCGAGCACCCGCAAGAGCACGCGAGGAACATCAACGAGAACATATGCAAGGATGGCAGGCGCGTTTGGATCTCATGGTCGAACAATCCCATATATGACTCAGAGGGTCTAGTGATTGAGATGTTTAGTGTAGGAACAGACATCACTGCGCAAAAACTGGCCGAAGAAGCACTCCGGCAGACAACTGATCGCCTGATGCTGGCGACACGTGCCGGAGGTGTTGGCATATGGGACTACGATATTGTTAATAATTACCTCTTCTGGGACGAGCAGATGTTCCGTCTCTATGGTATCAAGCCTGATCAGTTTGGAGGTGCATATGAAGCATGGCGGGGGGGAGTTCATCCAGAAGACGTATCAAGAGCCGATACTGAAACTCAGATGGCGCTTCGAGGTGAAAATGATTTCAATACCGAGTTCCGGGTTATCTGGCCCAACGGAAATGTCCGCTACATCCGTGCACTTTCCATCGTCCAGCGTAATGATTCCGGCCAGCCTCTACGTATGATAGGCACGAACTGGGACGTTACTGATCAAAAGATGGCAGAAGATGATTTAAAACAGCGTGAGAAGCTTCTCAATAAGATATTTGAAATACTCCCGATCGGGTTATGGTTTGCTGACAATAAAGGCAGACTATTGAAAGGAAATCCTGCCGGAGTTAAAATATGGGGTGCTGAGCCACATGTAGCAATTGAGGAATATGGCGTATTCAAAGCCCGCCGGCTTCCATCCGGAAAAGAAATCGCACCTGATGACTGGGCGCTTGCTCACACTATAAATGAAGTAGCAACTGTTGAAAATGAATTGCTTGAGATAGATGCTTTTGACGGTACGAAAAAGACGATACTGAACTATACGGCTCCTGTGGTGGATGATGAGGGGAATCTGATGGGTGCGATTATAGTCAACAATGATATAACAGACCTCAAAAATACAGAGAAAGCCCTAAGAGAGAACGAAGAGAGGCTATCACTATCAATGGAAGCTTCAGAGTATGGTTTTTGGGATGTCGATCTTGACACCGGAAAAATGTATCTGAGCCCGCAAATATATGCCATGAACGGATACGAAGACGGAGAATTATCTGAAAGTATAGAATCTGTAGTGAACCTGGCACACCCGGATGACATAGAAACTGTTATGTCTACGGTCAGTGAATCTATTGTTGATGTAAAACCATTCAATGTGGACTTCAGAGCCAAACATAAATCTGGAGAATGGATATGGATATCTGCCAAAGGTAAACCTGTTGAAATTGATGAGAATGGGAAACCACACCGCCTTATAGGGACGCAGGTCAATATCACTGACAGGGTCATGGCAGAAGAATCTCTTCTATATACCAAGATTGCTGCTGAAGAAGCTAATCGCATGAAGGATGAATTATTAAACAATATATCTCATGAATTCAGGACGCCGCTGAGTGCAGTACTAGGTTTTTCGGATCTGCTGCTCAGTGATGACGGTGAAAGCCTTAGCGCTTCACATAGGGAATATGTGGGGCACATTCATCAGAGTGGGAAAAATCTTTTGAGTATGGTCGAAAGGATACTTGATTACTCAAATGCCAAATACGGCAGTATGAGCTCTCTTGAGCTGCAGTCTATTAATGTGAGTGAACTTGTCCTGGAAACAGTACATATCCTCTCAAAGAAAGCACTAAAAAAGAACATTAAAATCAATACCATCCCAGCTCCTGATCTCAAAACTATTGTTGCAGATCGTCAGAAACTTCAGAAGATCCTGTACAACCTTCTGGAAAATGCTATCAAGTTCACAGACCCCAATGGTTTTGTAAAAATAGAAGTGAAAAGCAGAAATGATTCAGTCCAGTTTTTGGTACAGGATACTGGGATAGGTATTGAACGGGAGAAGATTGAGACTTTGTTTGAACCATTTGTACAGATAGATGGATCGATATCCAGAAGATATGGAGGTACAGGGCTTGGGCTTGCCTTGGTTAAAAAGCTGATTGAAATGCACAATGGGCGCATCTGGATTGAGAGTGAGGTCGGAAGAGGTAGTGCATTTATTTTTGAACTACCCCTTAACAGGGAATAA